A region of Salinibacter sp. 10B DNA encodes the following proteins:
- a CDS encoding TIM-barrel domain-containing protein, whose product MVFFRHLFLGVLLFAVPLSDSFAQRASDGPGDYVEHQVDASTVVVEGQNADLHLTLVRPSIVKVHWRRGESAPDTSRAVVAEPRTDLRFAVHESAEGLYVRGGKVTVIVEKRPLRVRVANETGETVFSEAAMNVAWTDTSRTLRMEMDAETRAYGTGERPVFGVTGHAFDLVNTQRYGYNEAPMTMKVNVPFMPTTGGYGLFIDNPYRAQIDVGQADSTQLRYQAGGGHLRYFVLVAPTIKEQVQQYTTLTGRQPLPPKWALGYMQSKYGYRTEDAARSVVDTLRQKEFPVDALILDLYWFEHMGDLRWNREAFPEPFRMMRDLKARGVQTIAISEPYIVRPSRLFEPALDSSFVGQTPAGEPYVMEDWWSCPDGCDVALLDITDPAAQDWWAGQYPPFMGETMAGLWTDLGEPEKHPADMRHHLGTTPEIHNLYNFLWARTLYQRWDDWRPNQRMVNLTRSGYAGIQRFGTVLWSGDVARSFTGLQAQPSLLLNMGLSGFGYYGSDLGGFTGGPKQPELYARWLQHGALSPIMRVHGVDNLPTEPWRFGRQVERIVRSSVHLRYRLMPYLYSLAWTNHRTGLPIARPLFFADPDDEQLHDYTDAYLLGPNLLVAPVLEEGKRSKTVRLPEGRWIDWWSDQAYDGGQTITVDAPLNEIPLFVKAGSILPTRPVAPHTGAQPADTLGLAIYPDSGRSASFSLYQDDGRTRGYRQGRYALTSLRQSWRRGAGAPALRLTIGAANGHYDGQPDARTLQADVHRIAAAPTRVGASGQSLSQKGSREEVVRDGGWYYDNTEHVLYVQQRADTHEPLRITVYGARIDD is encoded by the coding sequence ATGGTGTTTTTTAGACATCTGTTTTTGGGCGTCCTGCTCTTCGCCGTGCCACTCAGCGACAGCTTCGCGCAGCGGGCTTCAGACGGTCCAGGCGACTACGTTGAACATCAGGTGGACGCCTCGACGGTCGTTGTGGAGGGCCAGAATGCCGATCTCCACTTGACGCTCGTTCGTCCTTCCATCGTGAAGGTGCACTGGCGGCGAGGCGAATCCGCCCCCGACACCTCGCGGGCGGTGGTGGCGGAGCCAAGGACCGATCTCCGGTTCGCGGTTCACGAAAGTGCGGAGGGCCTCTACGTCCGCGGGGGCAAGGTCACGGTGATTGTGGAGAAGCGTCCCCTACGCGTCCGCGTAGCCAACGAAACAGGGGAGACCGTCTTCTCGGAGGCCGCTATGAACGTCGCGTGGACGGACACGAGCCGCACGCTCCGAATGGAAATGGACGCGGAGACGCGAGCCTACGGGACCGGCGAACGCCCCGTGTTTGGCGTAACGGGCCACGCCTTCGATCTCGTGAACACGCAACGCTACGGCTATAACGAGGCGCCGATGACGATGAAGGTGAACGTGCCGTTCATGCCCACGACGGGCGGGTACGGCCTTTTTATCGACAACCCCTATCGGGCGCAAATCGACGTGGGGCAAGCCGACTCGACGCAGCTTCGGTACCAGGCGGGAGGGGGGCATCTCCGCTACTTCGTGCTCGTGGCGCCGACCATCAAGGAGCAGGTCCAGCAGTACACGACCCTCACGGGACGGCAGCCGCTTCCGCCCAAGTGGGCACTCGGCTACATGCAGTCGAAATACGGCTATCGGACGGAGGATGCGGCCCGGAGCGTCGTCGATACGCTTCGGCAAAAGGAGTTTCCGGTGGATGCGCTTATCCTCGACCTCTACTGGTTCGAGCACATGGGGGATCTGCGGTGGAACCGAGAGGCCTTTCCGGAGCCGTTCCGGATGATGCGCGACCTGAAGGCCCGGGGCGTGCAGACGATCGCCATCTCGGAGCCCTACATCGTGCGCCCGTCGCGCCTCTTTGAGCCGGCTCTCGATAGCAGCTTCGTGGGACAGACCCCGGCGGGCGAGCCGTACGTGATGGAGGACTGGTGGTCGTGCCCGGATGGGTGCGACGTGGCCCTGCTCGACATTACGGATCCGGCCGCGCAGGACTGGTGGGCGGGCCAGTATCCGCCGTTCATGGGCGAGACGATGGCGGGCCTCTGGACGGACCTGGGCGAGCCGGAGAAGCATCCGGCAGACATGCGGCACCACTTGGGGACCACGCCCGAGATCCACAACCTCTACAACTTTCTCTGGGCGCGTACCCTGTATCAGCGATGGGACGACTGGCGGCCGAATCAGCGCATGGTGAATCTCACACGGTCGGGGTACGCCGGCATTCAGCGCTTTGGGACTGTGCTGTGGAGTGGCGACGTGGCGCGCAGCTTTACCGGACTGCAAGCCCAGCCGTCGCTCCTCCTCAATATGGGGCTGAGTGGCTTCGGCTACTACGGCTCGGACCTCGGCGGCTTTACGGGGGGACCCAAGCAGCCGGAGCTCTATGCTCGCTGGCTGCAGCACGGCGCTCTGTCGCCCATCATGCGCGTCCACGGCGTCGACAATCTGCCGACCGAGCCCTGGCGGTTTGGCCGTCAGGTGGAGCGCATCGTCCGCTCCAGCGTGCATCTCCGCTACCGGTTGATGCCGTATCTCTACTCCTTGGCCTGGACGAATCACCGCACCGGACTCCCAATTGCTCGTCCCCTCTTCTTTGCAGACCCGGACGACGAGCAGCTGCATGACTACACGGACGCGTACCTGCTGGGGCCGAATCTTCTGGTGGCGCCGGTACTGGAAGAGGGCAAGCGCTCGAAGACGGTCCGACTTCCGGAGGGAAGGTGGATCGACTGGTGGAGTGATCAAGCATACGACGGCGGGCAAACGATCACCGTCGACGCCCCGCTCAACGAGATTCCGCTCTTTGTCAAGGCGGGGTCTATTCTGCCCACGCGACCGGTCGCTCCGCATACTGGCGCCCAGCCGGCCGACACGCTCGGCCTCGCCATATATCCCGACTCGGGGAGGAGCGCATCGTTCTCACTCTATCAGGACGACGGGCGGACGCGAGGCTACCGGCAGGGACGCTACGCGCTCACGTCCCTCCGACAGTCGTGGCGGCGAGGGGCAGGGGCTCCGGCGCTCCGCCTGACGATTGGGGCTGCAAATGGGCACTACGACGGGCAGCCCGACGCACGCACCCTTCAGGCCGACGTGCATCGGATCGCCGCTGCGCCGACCCGCGTCGGTGCGAGCGGACAATCCCTATCACAAAAGGGGTCTCGTGAGGAGGTCGTGCGGGACGGCGGGTGGTATTACGACAATACTGAGCACGTCCTCTACGTACAGCAGCGAGCCGACACCCACGAGCCGCTCCGGATCACGGTCTACGGCGCCCGCATTGACGACTGA
- a CDS encoding mechanosensitive ion channel domain-containing protein, whose amino-acid sequence METLFFGDAPNGGNGLWAFGLLIGATVLGLLVHALFTWGARRILRRSSDSLPLRGALLRRLPEPLRILVPILFAYGIRPVVRPHLSAEMGTVLDGGLYVLLIVATTWLVVAALRAGEEAVAEYYSIDVPDNLKARKIVTQVRILRRIATTVIIVLGVGLVLLQYEPFRELGTGILASAGIVGIVLGIAAQSTLGNLIAGIQIALTQPIRVDDVVIVEEEFGWVEEITLTYVVVRVWDKRRIVLPITHFVEKPFQNWTRTSADLIGSVFLYVDYRTPVPAVRDELQRVVEASEYWDGDTCALHVTNTSERGIELRAIASAASAPQLWELRCEIREQLVAYLREEHPDALPVVRAQLQEEGGSSFSAPGGPERP is encoded by the coding sequence ATGGAGACGCTGTTCTTCGGGGACGCTCCGAATGGGGGCAATGGGTTGTGGGCATTCGGTCTCCTAATCGGAGCCACCGTGCTCGGCCTCCTGGTGCATGCCCTATTCACCTGGGGCGCCCGTCGCATTCTGCGGCGCTCCTCCGACTCCTTGCCGCTGCGCGGGGCCCTGCTCCGCCGGCTCCCGGAGCCCCTGCGGATCCTGGTACCCATCCTGTTCGCGTATGGCATTCGTCCGGTCGTCCGTCCCCATCTCTCTGCGGAGATGGGGACTGTTCTGGATGGGGGGCTCTACGTCTTGCTCATTGTCGCGACCACGTGGCTGGTTGTGGCGGCGCTGCGGGCGGGGGAGGAGGCCGTGGCAGAGTATTATTCCATCGACGTGCCGGACAACCTAAAGGCTCGGAAGATCGTGACGCAGGTTCGGATTCTGCGTCGCATCGCCACCACCGTGATTATCGTGTTGGGCGTGGGACTGGTGCTCCTACAGTACGAGCCGTTTCGGGAATTGGGCACCGGAATCTTGGCGTCGGCCGGCATCGTCGGTATTGTGCTCGGCATTGCCGCGCAGAGCACGCTCGGCAACCTCATCGCGGGCATTCAGATCGCCCTCACCCAGCCCATCCGCGTCGACGACGTTGTGATTGTGGAGGAAGAATTTGGCTGGGTTGAGGAGATTACGCTCACCTACGTCGTCGTGCGGGTGTGGGACAAACGGCGCATCGTTCTACCCATCACCCATTTCGTCGAGAAGCCGTTTCAGAACTGGACCCGCACGTCTGCGGATCTCATCGGCTCGGTGTTTCTCTACGTCGACTATCGGACCCCGGTACCGGCAGTGCGAGACGAGTTGCAGCGGGTCGTCGAGGCGTCGGAATACTGGGACGGAGACACCTGTGCCCTGCACGTGACGAACACGAGCGAGCGAGGAATTGAACTGCGGGCGATTGCCAGTGCCGCCAGTGCTCCTCAGCTGTGGGAACTCCGATGTGAGATTCGAGAACAGCTGGTGGCCTACCTCCGAGAGGAGCACCCCGACGCACTTCCCGTCGTTCGCGCCCAGTTGCAGGAGGAGGGCGGCTCGTCCTTTTCAGCGCCAGGAGGGCCAGAACGGCCATAA